One part of the Nitrospira sp. genome encodes these proteins:
- a CDS encoding phytoene/squalene synthase family protein — MSRLFYTTLVVVPADVRDQVGLGYLFARAADTIADTDLIDRSRRLDFLSQLKAQFVSDQISWSQIRDIQQAMGPLQQDSSERVLLERLEDCFRLFQDCSPEDRRRIQRLMTTLTQGMELDLSRFSGQSADELTALKTLDDLDRYTYYVAGCVGEFWTDLMCAHRKALASWNVKHMSDVGVRFGKGLQLTNIVKDVAHDLQKGRCYIPETMLDEAGLTPRDLLNQANLSRFRPVLSKLIRMATEHLDQGWMYTMSIPRHEMRLRLSCMWPILSAGESLKLVLQSRDLLNPAVKVKIPRSKVYQILALTTFTGACGYVGTAYWGRLRKQIA; from the coding sequence GTGTCCCGCCTGTTCTATACGACGTTAGTCGTCGTGCCGGCAGATGTACGGGATCAGGTCGGCTTGGGCTACTTGTTTGCCCGTGCCGCCGACACGATCGCCGATACGGATCTGATTGATCGTTCGCGGCGTCTCGACTTCCTCAGTCAGTTGAAAGCGCAGTTTGTGAGCGACCAGATCTCCTGGTCGCAGATTCGTGACATCCAGCAGGCGATGGGCCCGCTCCAGCAGGATTCGTCCGAGCGTGTGCTGCTTGAACGGCTGGAAGACTGTTTTCGACTCTTCCAGGACTGTTCCCCGGAGGATCGCCGTCGTATACAGCGGCTCATGACGACACTGACGCAGGGCATGGAGTTGGACCTCAGCCGCTTTTCCGGACAGTCGGCCGACGAGCTGACGGCGTTGAAGACGCTCGACGATCTGGATCGGTATACCTATTACGTGGCCGGTTGCGTCGGCGAGTTCTGGACCGATCTCATGTGCGCCCATCGAAAAGCGTTGGCCTCATGGAATGTGAAGCACATGTCTGACGTGGGCGTGCGGTTCGGGAAAGGACTGCAGCTCACGAACATTGTGAAAGATGTCGCGCACGATCTGCAGAAGGGGCGCTGCTACATTCCGGAGACGATGCTGGATGAGGCGGGGCTCACGCCGCGCGACCTGCTGAACCAGGCCAATCTGTCACGCTTTCGGCCGGTCTTGAGCAAGCTGATCCGCATGGCCACGGAGCATCTCGATCAGGGCTGGATGTATACCATGTCGATTCCGCGCCACGAAATGCGGCTCCGGCTGTCCTGCATGTGGCCGATCCTGTCAGCCGGCGAATCGCTCAAGCTGGTGTTGCAGTCGCGGGATCTGTTGAATCCCGCCGTGAAAGTGAAGATCCCGCGCAGTAAGGTCTATCAGATCCTGGCGCTGACCACCTTCACCGGTGCCTGCGGTTATGTCGGGACGGCCTATTGGGGAAGACTGAGGAAGCAGATCGCCTAG
- a CDS encoding (2Fe-2S) ferredoxin domain-containing protein, translating into MPGFKRHIFVCTNQRSADDPRGSCSKLGSQALHDMFKQETKRLDLKNTVRANKAGCLDRCAEGPSVVIYPEGVWYTVKSEADVKEIMECHVMKGDVVTRLLMPDHPAPAKLPPLSQ; encoded by the coding sequence ATGCCTGGATTCAAACGACATATTTTCGTCTGCACCAACCAGCGGTCCGCCGATGACCCCCGCGGCAGTTGCTCGAAGCTGGGTTCACAAGCGCTGCACGATATGTTTAAGCAGGAAACGAAACGGCTAGATTTGAAAAATACTGTCCGCGCAAACAAGGCCGGCTGCCTGGACCGTTGCGCCGAAGGGCCCAGCGTGGTGATCTATCCCGAAGGCGTCTGGTACACGGTCAAGTCGGAAGCCGACGTGAAAGAAATCATGGAGTGCCACGTGATGAAGGGCGACGTCGTCACCCGGCTACTCATGCCCGATCATCCGGCCCCGGCGAAACTCCCACCGTTGTCCCAATAA
- the ald gene encoding alanine dehydrogenase, translated as MIIGVPKEIKDHEYRVSLTPDGASALRKAGHTIWVEPSAGAGSGFTDEEYRRAGATIASSKGEVFEKADLIVKVKEPLLSECSLFRPGQVLFTYLHLASLPELTKTLLETKITAIAYETTVARDGSLPMLKPMSEIAGRMSVQVGAHYLEKLQGGRGVLLAGVPGVEPGNVVVLGAGVVGASATRIAVGLGAQITVINLDVDRLRYLDDLYQGRIVTRAVNEAAIEQAVRDADLVIGAVLVPGAKSPKLVSRALVARMKPGAVVVDVSVDQGGCFETTKATTHSDPVYLVDGVLHYCVANMPGIVPRTSTFALTNATLPYLLRLASEGVERAIQSDPGLAKGVNLKNGQVTCSGVAEAHGLRFTPIL; from the coding sequence ATGATTATCGGTGTTCCCAAAGAAATCAAAGACCATGAATATCGCGTCAGCCTGACGCCGGATGGGGCGTCGGCGTTGCGCAAGGCTGGGCACACGATTTGGGTGGAGCCGTCGGCCGGGGCAGGGAGTGGATTCACCGATGAAGAGTATCGACGGGCCGGTGCGACGATCGCTTCATCCAAAGGAGAGGTGTTTGAGAAGGCGGACCTGATCGTCAAGGTCAAGGAACCGCTCTTGTCCGAGTGCTCGTTGTTTCGTCCCGGGCAGGTTCTGTTTACCTATCTGCATCTTGCCTCCCTTCCCGAACTCACGAAGACTCTCTTGGAGACGAAGATCACCGCCATCGCCTACGAAACGACTGTGGCACGCGATGGCAGCCTCCCGATGCTGAAGCCGATGAGCGAAATTGCCGGGCGCATGTCGGTTCAGGTGGGTGCCCACTATTTGGAAAAGCTTCAGGGCGGGCGCGGGGTATTGTTGGCTGGCGTACCCGGAGTTGAGCCTGGGAACGTTGTGGTGCTGGGAGCCGGCGTGGTCGGGGCTTCAGCGACCCGGATCGCGGTCGGATTGGGCGCCCAGATCACGGTGATTAATCTGGATGTGGACCGGCTACGCTATCTGGACGACTTGTACCAGGGGCGTATTGTGACGCGTGCGGTAAATGAAGCGGCTATCGAACAGGCGGTGCGCGACGCGGATCTTGTGATCGGTGCGGTGCTCGTTCCGGGGGCTAAATCGCCCAAGCTGGTTTCGCGGGCCTTGGTGGCGCGCATGAAGCCGGGAGCGGTCGTGGTGGACGTCTCAGTGGATCAGGGCGGTTGTTTCGAGACCACCAAGGCCACGACACATTCGGATCCCGTCTATCTCGTCGATGGCGTGTTGCACTACTGTGTGGCCAATATGCCGGGCATCGTCCCACGGACATCCACGTTCGCGCTCACGAATGCCACCTTGCCGTATCTCCTTCGCCTGGCCTCAGAAGGAGTCGAGCGGGCCATTCAATCCGATCCAGGATTAGCCAAGGGTGTCAACCTAAAAAACGGCCAAGTCACCTGTTCCGGAGTTGCTGAAGCACATGGCTTGCGTTTTACCCCCATCTTGTAA
- a CDS encoding acylphosphatase gives MTSQVRAHIVVNGRVQGVGYRAFAARVAAQRKLVGGVRNLDDGRVELDVEGPRETIDALLTELGVGPPAARVTAVTVEWNPGTERFTEFQIWY, from the coding sequence ATGACATCTCAGGTGCGCGCTCACATTGTGGTGAATGGTCGTGTGCAGGGAGTCGGATACCGGGCCTTTGCTGCCCGAGTGGCCGCGCAGCGCAAACTGGTCGGGGGTGTGCGTAACCTCGACGATGGTCGAGTCGAGTTGGATGTCGAAGGGCCGCGCGAGACGATCGACGCGCTGCTCACTGAGCTTGGCGTTGGACCTCCGGCCGCACGCGTCACGGCGGTGACGGTGGAATGGAATCCGGGAACCGAACGATTTACCGAGTTCCAAATCTGGTACTAG
- a CDS encoding sigma-70 family RNA polymerase sigma factor, with the protein MSEARRQSADEIEGIEVDGPPDREEKSSNRSEGLDTLKSYLREVRRSTLLNFKQEQELGKRVQAGDEQARQIMIESNLRLVISIGKRYINRGFPFSDIVEEGNLGLIKAVEKFNYKRGFRFSTYASWWIRQYIERAIINQGKLVRLPVHVVERLNRYMGKVEQLVQELGREPLPHEVAKKMKTNEEEILDLKQLTRTTCSLDSPINDRTDTFLRDVIEDPMCMSPDDTADGIRRRTELMSWVKELPEKEQTVIVSRFGLDGDESKTLEEIGRAMGLTRERVRQIETTALVRLRGTIERKTMTQADLL; encoded by the coding sequence ATGAGTGAAGCCCGACGACAGTCGGCCGACGAGATCGAGGGGATTGAAGTGGACGGTCCGCCTGACCGCGAGGAGAAATCCTCGAATCGGTCTGAAGGACTGGACACGCTCAAGAGTTATCTGCGCGAAGTGCGTCGCTCGACGCTGCTCAATTTCAAGCAGGAGCAGGAATTAGGGAAGCGAGTGCAGGCCGGCGATGAGCAGGCCCGGCAGATCATGATCGAGTCCAATCTTCGCTTAGTGATCAGTATCGGCAAGCGCTACATCAATCGAGGCTTTCCTTTTTCGGATATCGTCGAGGAAGGCAATCTTGGACTGATCAAAGCGGTCGAGAAGTTCAACTATAAGCGCGGGTTCCGCTTCAGCACCTACGCATCCTGGTGGATCCGCCAATACATCGAACGGGCCATCATCAATCAAGGCAAGCTGGTGCGTCTGCCGGTCCATGTGGTCGAGCGGCTGAATCGGTATATGGGGAAGGTTGAGCAACTGGTGCAGGAGCTTGGCCGGGAACCGCTGCCGCACGAAGTGGCGAAGAAGATGAAGACCAACGAGGAGGAGATCCTCGACTTGAAGCAGTTGACCCGGACGACCTGTTCGCTGGATAGCCCCATTAATGATCGCACGGATACCTTCCTGCGCGATGTCATCGAAGATCCCATGTGCATGTCTCCGGACGACACGGCGGATGGGATCCGGCGTCGCACAGAACTGATGAGTTGGGTCAAGGAGTTGCCTGAAAAAGAGCAAACTGTTATTGTGTCGCGGTTTGGGCTCGACGGTGATGAGTCGAAGACACTGGAAGAGATAGGCCGGGCGATGGGGTTAACCCGCGAGCGGGTCCGCCAGATCGAAACAACGGCCTTAGTCCGGCTTCGGGGCACGATCGAGCGAAAGACCATGACGCAGGCCGACCTGCTTTAG
- a CDS encoding adenine phosphoribosyltransferase, whose amino-acid sequence MNYQALIREVPDFPKPGILFYDITTLLKDATAFRKLSDDLTARYQDARIDKVVGIESRGFIFGGVLAERLKAGFVPVRKPGKLPADCFEVKYSLEYGSNTLAIHRDAIGSGERVLIVDDLLATGGTAEATISLIRQLGGEVVGLDFLVELKGLKGRDKLAGYPVHSTILYS is encoded by the coding sequence ATCAACTATCAAGCCCTCATTCGCGAAGTGCCGGATTTCCCCAAGCCCGGTATTCTCTTTTACGACATTACGACATTGCTGAAGGACGCAACGGCGTTTCGCAAGCTGAGCGACGATCTCACCGCACGATACCAAGATGCACGGATCGATAAGGTGGTGGGCATCGAGTCGCGCGGGTTTATCTTCGGCGGCGTGCTGGCGGAGCGGCTGAAGGCCGGGTTTGTGCCGGTCCGCAAACCGGGGAAATTGCCGGCCGATTGCTTCGAGGTGAAGTATAGCCTTGAATATGGATCGAACACCTTGGCGATCCATCGGGATGCCATCGGGTCGGGAGAGCGTGTCTTGATCGTAGACGATCTCCTCGCCACGGGAGGGACGGCCGAGGCGACAATCAGCCTGATCCGCCAACTCGGAGGAGAAGTCGTGGGACTCGACTTTCTGGTCGAGCTCAAGGGGCTTAAGGGAAGAGACAAACTCGCTGGCTATCCTGTGCATTCGACGATCCTCTATTCCTAG
- a CDS encoding TraR/DksA family transcriptional regulator: MATKVPAKKKTEAKKTKPAPAVESKKAAPSVVVTAKAAPAQIIIEAMRPKESAKDRDARERRQETLHQMLMGKRQEIIREIEGNLGQSLTEDQQRRLESARDVGDQALMDLDRELGISLMEMRNRRRQAIDESLNRLRDGTYGMCAECGIEISEKRLQAVPFAKLCVECQSKAELLEKIEKEEDRD; encoded by the coding sequence ATGGCGACCAAAGTGCCTGCGAAAAAGAAAACGGAAGCAAAGAAGACCAAGCCGGCCCCTGCGGTTGAGTCCAAGAAGGCTGCTCCATCTGTCGTCGTGACGGCAAAGGCGGCTCCTGCACAGATTATTATTGAGGCGATGCGTCCCAAAGAATCGGCGAAAGACCGGGATGCCCGTGAACGCCGCCAAGAAACATTGCACCAGATGTTGATGGGCAAGCGCCAGGAGATCATCCGCGAGATCGAAGGCAACCTGGGGCAGTCATTGACCGAGGATCAGCAGCGTCGACTGGAGTCGGCCCGAGATGTCGGTGACCAGGCGTTGATGGATCTTGATCGCGAACTCGGCATCTCCCTCATGGAGATGCGCAATCGCCGTCGGCAAGCCATCGATGAGTCGCTCAATCGCTTGCGTGACGGCACCTATGGCATGTGTGCCGAGTGCGGAATCGAGATCAGCGAGAAGCGGCTTCAGGCCGTGCCGTTCGCCAAGCTCTGTGTCGAGTGTCAATCCAAAGCCGAGTTGTTGGAAAAGATTGAAAAGGAAGAAGATCGCGATTGA
- the queC gene encoding 7-cyano-7-deazaguanine synthase QueC, giving the protein MKPHAGADISGFPSIHVMPHDATSQRRAVVLLSGGLDSTVTVAVARQEGYELFLLTVAYRQRHAIEIEQAKQVAAAFGVHNHLVVEVDLRALGGSALTGNLVVPKDRREQERAQGIPVTYVPARNLIFLSLAAAHAEVVGASAIYFGANVLDYSGYPDCRPEFIRAFEQAVAAGTKSGVEGARLEVRAPLLTLSKSEIIQLGLRLQAPLQLTHSCYDPIGSLACGRCDSCLIRRQGFAQAGVEDPVAYAVR; this is encoded by the coding sequence ATGAAACCTCATGCCGGGGCTGATATCTCTGGTTTCCCCTCCATTCATGTCATGCCGCATGATGCCACATCCCAGCGCCGTGCCGTTGTCCTCCTGAGTGGGGGGCTGGATTCGACGGTCACGGTCGCCGTGGCCAGGCAGGAGGGGTACGAGCTCTTTTTGCTGACCGTCGCCTATCGTCAACGACACGCCATTGAGATCGAGCAAGCCAAACAGGTGGCTGCCGCATTCGGCGTCCACAACCATCTGGTCGTGGAGGTGGATCTCCGCGCGTTGGGGGGATCGGCGCTGACCGGAAATCTGGTCGTTCCCAAGGATCGTCGGGAGCAGGAGCGGGCGCAGGGCATTCCGGTCACCTATGTCCCCGCCAGAAACCTGATCTTTTTATCGTTGGCTGCGGCCCATGCCGAAGTCGTGGGAGCATCGGCTATTTATTTCGGAGCCAATGTGCTGGATTACTCAGGCTATCCCGATTGCCGTCCGGAATTCATCCGCGCATTCGAGCAGGCCGTGGCGGCCGGCACGAAGAGCGGGGTCGAGGGGGCGCGCCTGGAAGTCCGTGCTCCATTGTTGACGTTGTCCAAGTCGGAGATCATTCAACTGGGCCTGAGACTCCAGGCCCCGCTCCAGCTGACGCATAGCTGCTATGATCCGATCGGATCGCTGGCCTGTGGCCGTTGTGATAGCTGTCTTATTCGTCGACAAGGATTTGCCCAGGCGGGAGTTGAGGATCCGGTCGCATATGCGGTACGGTAG
- a CDS encoding cytochrome c translates to MKISRACGMAVLFCVVGVAPACSQGESAPKAAVNAVVPADVQPGEGKFKANCAACHGVGGVGTSQGPPLVHKIYEPNHHGDAAFQRAAANGVKAHHWEFGNMPKIDGVTSDDVDQIIKYVRWLQKQAGIF, encoded by the coding sequence ATGAAGATCTCACGGGCGTGCGGCATGGCGGTCCTCTTCTGTGTTGTGGGTGTCGCTCCGGCCTGCAGTCAGGGCGAGTCCGCACCCAAGGCGGCGGTGAATGCAGTGGTTCCCGCGGACGTGCAGCCGGGAGAGGGTAAATTTAAAGCCAACTGTGCTGCCTGCCATGGGGTCGGTGGAGTCGGGACAAGTCAGGGCCCCCCGCTGGTCCATAAAATTTATGAACCGAACCATCATGGCGATGCCGCGTTTCAGCGAGCGGCTGCGAACGGGGTGAAGGCTCACCACTGGGAATTCGGAAATATGCCCAAGATCGACGGAGTGACTTCTGACGATGTCGATCAGATCATCAAGTATGTGCGCTGGTTGCAGAAACAAGCCGGTATTTTCTAG
- a CDS encoding SPFH domain-containing protein — translation MRRDASSLCGIVLAFGWMVLGTGCVAIEAGHEGVLVEQPFFFGHGGVDPVPTKTGRVVVAPTTKVVDVDIRPIQYSEHFDIISSENAPVSFDAFLIANVIEGKSPELISKYGPNWYANNAKEAFRTFVREEVQRYPLFQLTTDPTTRQKLQDAIAKEVQTKLIEKQGIPVRLNRVVVGSILPPKGVVEQTTQTIIQEQRKITMVEFQKAEESREKAEKQRGIADRAYRESLGLTAPEFVDLRRIEVQKEIVQHSPAALTVIMGLERVGINMPPLASGQ, via the coding sequence ATGAGGAGAGACGCGAGCAGTTTATGTGGAATCGTACTGGCATTCGGATGGATGGTCTTGGGGACCGGGTGCGTGGCCATCGAGGCAGGGCATGAGGGGGTCTTGGTCGAACAGCCGTTTTTCTTCGGCCATGGCGGCGTCGATCCGGTGCCCACCAAGACGGGCCGCGTGGTCGTGGCTCCCACCACGAAAGTCGTCGATGTCGATATCCGTCCGATTCAGTACTCCGAGCATTTCGATATTATCTCGTCAGAAAATGCGCCGGTCTCGTTCGATGCGTTCCTGATCGCGAATGTCATCGAGGGGAAATCGCCGGAGCTGATCAGCAAGTACGGCCCCAATTGGTATGCGAATAATGCGAAGGAAGCCTTTCGCACCTTTGTGCGCGAAGAAGTGCAGAGGTATCCCCTCTTCCAGCTGACGACCGATCCCACCACCAGGCAGAAGTTGCAGGATGCGATCGCCAAAGAAGTGCAGACCAAGCTGATCGAGAAGCAGGGCATCCCGGTTCGGCTCAATCGCGTGGTCGTCGGGAGCATTCTGCCGCCCAAGGGCGTGGTGGAGCAGACGACGCAGACCATTATCCAGGAACAGCGCAAGATTACGATGGTGGAATTTCAAAAAGCGGAAGAGTCCCGGGAGAAAGCCGAAAAGCAACGCGGCATCGCGGATCGCGCCTATCGTGAATCTCTCGGCCTGACGGCGCCGGAATTTGTCGACCTGCGCCGCATCGAAGTGCAGAAGGAAATCGTGCAGCACTCACCCGCCGCCCTGACCGTCATCATGGGCTTAGAGCGCGTCGGCATCAACATGCCGCCGCTGGCATCGGGACAGTAG
- a CDS encoding nucleotidyl transferase AbiEii/AbiGii toxin family protein, whose amino-acid sequence MIGAFTPHLEILPSAQRLLWTELRPAPRMGFVLYGGTAIALRLGHRASVDFDFFTDQPLNRTALSSSFPFLHRATLLQNTPDSLTVLVPPNTSDDQHVKVSFFGTLSFGRVGEPDVTADGILQVAALDDLMATKLKVILQRIEA is encoded by the coding sequence ATGATCGGCGCCTTTACGCCCCACTTAGAGATTTTACCCTCTGCACAACGCCTATTGTGGACTGAACTCCGTCCGGCGCCACGGATGGGGTTTGTGCTCTACGGCGGAACGGCGATTGCGTTGCGACTCGGGCACCGGGCGTCCGTCGATTTTGACTTCTTCACGGACCAGCCATTGAATCGGACCGCGCTCTCTTCGTCCTTTCCTTTTCTTCACCGAGCCACGCTCCTCCAAAACACACCTGACTCCCTGACGGTCCTTGTGCCTCCCAACACCTCGGATGATCAGCATGTGAAAGTCTCCTTCTTTGGTACGCTGTCATTTGGGCGGGTGGGTGAGCCGGACGTGACGGCTGATGGGATACTGCAAGTGGCAGCACTCGATGATTTGATGGCCACGAAACTGAAAGTGATCTTGCAGCGGATCGAGGCCTAA